A genomic region of Denticeps clupeoides chromosome 9, fDenClu1.1, whole genome shotgun sequence contains the following coding sequences:
- the poglut2 gene encoding protein O-glucosyltransferase 2 isoform X1, which produces MPQLWSFVLLWALRTPSGGAADSGPSAAGSLVWGPGLEADVVLPARFFFIQAVDGAGQNFTSSPGEKTFQVKVSSLSEPFSRIWVQVLDRKDGSFVVRYRMYASYTDLQIQVLLKDQNVAKSPYILKGHVYHEGCDCPEPDGEVWAEQMRCPASFPQIQRDLSAFPRVDPQLNAHEIPQRFGRRQSLCHYTIKDNKVYIKTHGEHVGFRIFMDAFLLSLTRKVRVPDLELFVNLGDWPLEKRQPHEKLHPIFSWCGSNDTQDIVMPTYDLSESVLETMGRVSLDMLSVQGNSGPPWGQKNQTALWRGRDSRRERLELVKLGRAHPDLLDAAFTNFFFFKHDEGLYGPLVKHMSFFDFFKYKYQINIDGTVAAYRFPYLLAGGSVVLKQDSAYYEHFYQELTPWEHYVPFKADLSDLLEKLRWARGHDEQAKRIALAGQQFARTHLMGDSVFCYYFRLFQEYAKRQVSEPEVREGMEPVEQPKDDLFPCHCHRTQVRSRLWALNNILW; this is translated from the exons ATGCCGCAGCTGTGGTCCTTCGTTCTGCTCTGGGCTCTGCGGACGCCGTCGGGCGGGGCCGCGGACTCCGGCCCCAGCGCCGCCGGAAGTCTGGTGTGGGGACCTGGGCTGGAGGCGGACGTCGTGCTGCCGGCGAGGTTCTTCTTCATCCAGGCGGTGGACGGAGCGGGCCAGAA CTTCACGTCGTCACCGGGCGAGAAGACATTTCAAGTGAAAGTGTCATCGCTGTCTGAGCCATTCTCAAGGATCTGGGTGCAGGTCCTGGACCGCAAGGATGGGTCATTCGTGGTGCGATACAGAATGTATGCAAGCTACACAGATCTCCAGATACAGGTCCTCCTCAAGGACCAGAACGTCGCCAAGTCTCCTTACATCCTCAAGg GCCATGTGTACCATGAAGGCTGTGACTGTCCTGAACCCGACGGGGAAGTGTGGGCGGAGCAGATGCGTTGCCCCGCCTCCTTTCCACAGATCCAGAGGGACCTCTCGGCCTTCCCTCGGGTCGACCCCCAGCTCAACGCCCACGAAATACCTCAGAGGTTCGGCAGGAGACAGAGCCTCTGTCACTACACCATCAAGGACAACAAA GTGTATATAAAGACCCACGGAGAGCACGTGGGCTTCAGGATATTCATGGAcgccttcctcctctctctcaccCGCAAG GTACGGGTCCCTGACCTGGAGCTTTTCGTGAACCTTGGCGACTGGCCGCTGGAGAAGAGGCAGCCACACGAGAAGCTCCACCCCATCTTCTCCTGGTGCGGCTCCAACGACACGCAGGACATCGTCATGCCCACCTACGACCTGAGCGAGTCCGTCCTGGAGACCATGGGCAG AGTCAGTCTGGACATGCTGTCGGTGCAGGGCAACAGCGGGCCGCCGTGGGGACAGAAGAACCAGACGGCCCTGTGGCGCGGCCGGGACAGCCGGCGGGAGCGGCTGGAGCTGGTGAAGCTGGGCCGCGCCCACCCCGACCTGCTGGACGCGGCCTTCAccaacttcttcttcttcaagcACGACGAGGGCCTGTACGGGCCGCTGGTCAAGCACATGTCCTTCTTCGACTTCTTCAAG TATAAGTACCAGATCAACATCGACGGCACGGTGGCGGCGTACCGCTTCCCGTACCTGCTGGCCGGCGGCAGCGTGGTGCTCAAGCAGGACTCCGCCTACTACGAGCACTTCTACCAGGAGCTGACGCCCTGGGAGCACTACGTCCCCTTCAAAGCCGACCTGAGCGACCTGCTGGAGAAGCTGCGCTGGGCTCGGGGCCACGATGAGCAG GCCAAGAGGATTGCGTTGGCGGGACAGCAGTTCGCTCGCACACACCTGATGGGCGACAGCGTTTTCTGCTATTACTTCCGCCTCTTCCAG GAGTACGCCAAGCGGCAGGTGTCTGAGCCGGAGGTCCGCGAGGGGATGGAACCGGTGGAACAGCCGAAAGACGATCTCTTCCCCTGCCACTGCCACCGCACACAGGTCAGAAGCCGGCTCTGGGCCTTAAATAATATACTGTGGTAG
- the poglut2 gene encoding protein O-glucosyltransferase 2 isoform X2 — protein MPQLWSFVLLWALRTPSGGAADSGPSAAGSLVWGPGLEADVVLPARFFFIQAVDGAGQNFTSSPGEKTFQVKVSSLSEPFSRIWVQVLDRKDGSFVVRYRMYASYTDLQIQVLLKDQNVAKSPYILKGHVYHEGCDCPEPDGEVWAEQMRCPASFPQIQRDLSAFPRVDPQLNAHEIPQRFGRRQSLCHYTIKDNKVYIKTHGEHVGFRIFMDAFLLSLTRKVRVPDLELFVNLGDWPLEKRQPHEKLHPIFSWCGSNDTQDIVMPTYDLSESVLETMGRVSLDMLSVQGNSGPPWGQKNQTALWRGRDSRRERLELVKLGRAHPDLLDAAFTNFFFFKHDEGLYGPLVKHMSFFDFFKYKYQINIDGTVAAYRFPYLLAGGSVVLKQDSAYYEHFYQELTPWEHYVPFKADLSDLLEKLRWARGHDEQAKRIALAGQQFARTHLMGDSVFCYYFRLFQEYAKRQVSEPEVREGMEPVEQPKDDLFPCHCHRTQVRDEL, from the exons ATGCCGCAGCTGTGGTCCTTCGTTCTGCTCTGGGCTCTGCGGACGCCGTCGGGCGGGGCCGCGGACTCCGGCCCCAGCGCCGCCGGAAGTCTGGTGTGGGGACCTGGGCTGGAGGCGGACGTCGTGCTGCCGGCGAGGTTCTTCTTCATCCAGGCGGTGGACGGAGCGGGCCAGAA CTTCACGTCGTCACCGGGCGAGAAGACATTTCAAGTGAAAGTGTCATCGCTGTCTGAGCCATTCTCAAGGATCTGGGTGCAGGTCCTGGACCGCAAGGATGGGTCATTCGTGGTGCGATACAGAATGTATGCAAGCTACACAGATCTCCAGATACAGGTCCTCCTCAAGGACCAGAACGTCGCCAAGTCTCCTTACATCCTCAAGg GCCATGTGTACCATGAAGGCTGTGACTGTCCTGAACCCGACGGGGAAGTGTGGGCGGAGCAGATGCGTTGCCCCGCCTCCTTTCCACAGATCCAGAGGGACCTCTCGGCCTTCCCTCGGGTCGACCCCCAGCTCAACGCCCACGAAATACCTCAGAGGTTCGGCAGGAGACAGAGCCTCTGTCACTACACCATCAAGGACAACAAA GTGTATATAAAGACCCACGGAGAGCACGTGGGCTTCAGGATATTCATGGAcgccttcctcctctctctcaccCGCAAG GTACGGGTCCCTGACCTGGAGCTTTTCGTGAACCTTGGCGACTGGCCGCTGGAGAAGAGGCAGCCACACGAGAAGCTCCACCCCATCTTCTCCTGGTGCGGCTCCAACGACACGCAGGACATCGTCATGCCCACCTACGACCTGAGCGAGTCCGTCCTGGAGACCATGGGCAG AGTCAGTCTGGACATGCTGTCGGTGCAGGGCAACAGCGGGCCGCCGTGGGGACAGAAGAACCAGACGGCCCTGTGGCGCGGCCGGGACAGCCGGCGGGAGCGGCTGGAGCTGGTGAAGCTGGGCCGCGCCCACCCCGACCTGCTGGACGCGGCCTTCAccaacttcttcttcttcaagcACGACGAGGGCCTGTACGGGCCGCTGGTCAAGCACATGTCCTTCTTCGACTTCTTCAAG TATAAGTACCAGATCAACATCGACGGCACGGTGGCGGCGTACCGCTTCCCGTACCTGCTGGCCGGCGGCAGCGTGGTGCTCAAGCAGGACTCCGCCTACTACGAGCACTTCTACCAGGAGCTGACGCCCTGGGAGCACTACGTCCCCTTCAAAGCCGACCTGAGCGACCTGCTGGAGAAGCTGCGCTGGGCTCGGGGCCACGATGAGCAG GCCAAGAGGATTGCGTTGGCGGGACAGCAGTTCGCTCGCACACACCTGATGGGCGACAGCGTTTTCTGCTATTACTTCCGCCTCTTCCAG GAGTACGCCAAGCGGCAGGTGTCTGAGCCGGAGGTCCGCGAGGGGATGGAACCGGTGGAACAGCCGAAAGACGATCTCTTCCCCTGCCACTGCCACCGCACACAG GTCAGAGATGAACTTTGA